The Bos indicus x Bos taurus breed Angus x Brahman F1 hybrid chromosome 13, Bos_hybrid_MaternalHap_v2.0, whole genome shotgun sequence genome includes a region encoding these proteins:
- the OXT gene encoding oxytocin-neurophysin 1, producing MAGSSLACCLLGLLALTSACYIQNCPLGGKRAVLDLDVRTCLPCGPGGKGRCFGPSICCGDELGCFVGTAEALRCQEENYLPSPCQSGQKPCGSGGRCAAAGICCSPDGCHEDPACDPEAAFSQH from the exons ATGGCAGGTTCCAGCCTCGCCTGCTGCCTGCTCGGCCTCCTGGCGTTGACCTCCGCCTGCTACATTCAGAACTGCCCCCTGGGCGGCAAACGCGCGGTGCTGGACCTCGACGTGCGCACG TGTCTCCCCTGCGGCCCCGGGGGCAAAGGCCGCTGCTTCGGGCCCAGCATCTGCTGCGGGGACGAGCTGGGCTGCTTCGTGGGCACGGCCGAGGCGCTGCGCTGCCAAGAGGAGAACTACCTGCCGTCGCCCTGCCAGTCCGGCCAGAAGCCCTGCGGGAGCGGGGGCCGCTGCGCCGCCGCCGGCATCTGCTGCAGCCCGG ACGGCTGCCACGAGGACCCCGCCTGCGACCCTGAGGCCGCCTTCTCCCAGCACTGA